Within Fusarium fujikuroi IMI 58289 draft genome, chromosome FFUJ_chr08, the genomic segment GTTCTGCTTGAGCAGTTCTTCCGACCACCGTATGTTATAAACAGCCTGGGTATTGAGGGAGTGGAATTGGACTGACGAGGGATTAGTTATACAATTTACTACCCCTTCGAGAAGGTATATGACGTCGAACGAAGCTACATACGCAAATAACTGACCCAGTCAGGGCCCTATTTCTCCTCGATTCCGTGGCGAGCATGCCCTTCGACGATACCCCTCCGGTGAAGAGCGATGCATTGCCTGCAAGCTTTGCGAGGCTGTACGACACCACATATCTCAAGTGGCAGCTAAGTTGCTGACATGAAACAACAGATTTGCCCCGCCCAGGCCATTACCatcgaggctgaggagcgAGCTGACGGATCCCGCCGAACAACCAAGTACGATATTGACATGACCAAGTGCATCTACTGCGGTTTCTGCCAGGAGTCCTGCCCCGTTGACGCCATCGTTGAGTCGCCCAACGCCGAGTACGCCACCGAGACCCGAGAAGAGCTTCTGTACAACAAGGGTGCGTATCCTACCACCTCCACAATCTACCAAGGTCGTCCTCCGAGATCATTACTAACAGTTCAACAGAGAAGCTTCTCTCCAACGGAGACAAGTGGGAGCCTGAGCTTGCGGCTGCTATCCGCGCCGACTCACCATACCGATAAACGATACGAAAAGGaaagggagaagaggaaagcATGGTTTTTatgttgttttgtttgttGCCTCGGGTCGTTTGAAACGTCGCTATTGTAGGAACAGGATCATTTTTTTTGGTGGAAAGGCGGCATAGAATACGATGAGGCTTCAGACGGAAGGGATGGGTGGGTGTACATAATCTAGATGTCCAAAATGCCCCTTTGTCACTCAATTGGCTGGTTTGTGTGAAGCTGAAGGTGGGGGAAGTCATGATCAAGAGGAGCAGTGTACAATCTGGGCATAGTGGTGAGGTCAATTCTTTGATGTTGTGATCACTAACGGGAGTTTCAGCACGTCAACATCATAATCATGATTCATTCAACTAATTATATACAACGAAAGGCTCAGTCTAGGCTTATTTGGGAGCTGGGTATGCGCACTTCTTAACCTCAGGCTTGGTCTCAGCAGCCGCGAGAGCAACCTCAGTCAAACCAGAAGCAACCTGCTTCATCCACATGTGGTACTGCTTCTCACTGGGATAGAAAGGACAAGCCGCCGAACCACTTTCCTCGCCAAACTCAATAGTGTAGCTCTGCAGCTTGCTCTTACCGCAAGCCTTGCCGTAGAATCGGCCAAGGGCGTAGTCAGTGCTGGCTCCGGAAGTGGGATACAGACCAACAGCCTCTTGCACGACGTACTTGGTAGTACCAGCGCTCTCCATGGACTTCTTCATGCTGTTGCCGACCTTCTTCTGGACGTTGATGTCCTTGGAGGTAATGTACTCCTTGTACTTAGTCTTGGGggtctcatcatcgccgagaACACCACGACGTCCGTCAAACTTCTTGTTCGCGAAACTCTCCTTGGGGTCTTTGGTCtgcgcatcatcatcaccccaTGCGTAGAGGATATCGCCGCCGAAAGAGTGCAGGTCGACGAACCAGCTTAGGCTCTTATACTTGTCCATGACCCAGACGAcgttcttggtctcgggcTCTGACTCGGGGCCAGTACCGTGGAAGACCTC encodes:
- a CDS encoding CI-23 NADH-ubiquinone oxidoreductase 23 kDa subunit precursor: MAHALIARRQLASAATSRASILGLVQQRSYATPHGPPPANFRTSKPVQWTWDRDSTLDRMGKFFLMTEMARGMYVLLEQFFRPPYTIYYPFEKGPISPRFRGEHALRRYPSGEERCIACKLCEAICPAQAITIEAEERADGSRRTTKYDIDMTKCIYCGFCQESCPVDAIVESPNAEYATETREELLYNKEKLLSNGDKWEPELAAAIRADSPYR